A genomic window from Streptomyces sp. WMMC940 includes:
- a CDS encoding OmpA family protein, producing the protein MTATTSRSRRAAASTLLSAVLVVGMQFTAAGGAWADETPAPGTPPGTESTSPPPEVDGNSPGLKLRDGATLAPARVLDIVSVVESEGGEERREETSSNLKFALQAEVLFGKDSAKLSGAAHARIAEIAAEIRKQGAKRVRVFGFTDNLGSAAHGDVLSKQRADAVHGVLSQQLSGSGISYEIRGYGEQYPIADNSSEEGRKKNRRVEVSFPRGESGASQS; encoded by the coding sequence ATGACCGCCACCACGTCCCGCTCCCGCAGGGCCGCGGCATCAACGCTCCTCTCGGCCGTGCTCGTCGTCGGCATGCAGTTCACCGCCGCCGGCGGTGCCTGGGCCGACGAGACGCCCGCCCCGGGCACGCCGCCGGGTACCGAGTCGACCTCGCCGCCGCCCGAGGTCGACGGGAACTCACCGGGCCTGAAGCTCCGCGACGGCGCGACCCTCGCGCCCGCCCGGGTGCTCGACATCGTCTCCGTCGTCGAGTCCGAGGGTGGTGAGGAGCGCCGTGAGGAGACCAGCTCCAACCTGAAGTTCGCGCTGCAGGCGGAGGTGCTCTTCGGCAAGGACAGCGCCAAGCTGTCCGGCGCCGCCCATGCACGTATCGCCGAGATCGCGGCCGAGATCCGCAAGCAGGGGGCCAAGAGAGTCCGCGTCTTCGGCTTCACCGACAACCTCGGCTCGGCCGCGCACGGTGACGTGCTGTCCAAGCAGCGGGCGGACGCCGTGCACGGGGTGCTCTCCCAGCAGCTGTCCGGCTCGGGGATCAGCTACGAGATCCGTGGCTACGGCGAGCAGTACCCGATCGCCGACAACAGCAGTGAGGAAGGCCGCAAGAAGAACCGCCGGGTGGAGGTCTCCTTCCCGCGCGGCGAGAGTGGCGCCTCGCAGAGCTGA